From a region of the Roseivirga sp. 4D4 genome:
- a CDS encoding type IX secretion system membrane protein PorP/SprF — MRRICSLMIGLFAICASMELKAQDPQFSQFYAAPLYINPAFTGASQFTRFGVNYRSQWPNLDASFETFSFYADHFVEKYNSGIGLILTTDREGREGLRSTSIGFSYAYQLQLGDNLMFRPGIQYSLFNRSAGFQDLVFANQIDPVSGDIDPTITDPSIIGQDLQVSFGDISVGGMFYSRNLFLGVALQHITEPNQSLINETSPLPQRFTVHGGYKISLGRGPLRKDLTYTYAERSITPVFQYKSQGPFTQLDIGAFIHLEPINFGIQYRGVPFNTFENFPNNEALIFTLGVTTNNFNIGYSFDYTLSDLSIDAGGAHEFSLSYVLDFNKPQITPRSRWRIPCPKN, encoded by the coding sequence ATGAGAAGAATTTGTTCTTTAATGATAGGCTTGTTTGCCATTTGTGCTTCAATGGAGTTGAAAGCACAAGACCCGCAATTTTCTCAGTTCTATGCAGCTCCTTTATATATCAATCCGGCTTTTACCGGTGCATCCCAGTTCACCCGGTTTGGAGTAAACTATAGAAGCCAGTGGCCTAATCTCGATGCTTCTTTTGAGACATTCTCGTTTTATGCCGATCACTTTGTAGAAAAATACAACAGTGGAATAGGCCTGATCCTGACTACAGATAGAGAGGGGAGAGAAGGTTTAAGGTCTACAAGCATCGGTTTTAGCTATGCCTATCAACTCCAGTTGGGAGATAATCTGATGTTTAGACCTGGGATTCAATATAGCTTGTTTAATAGGAGTGCTGGTTTCCAGGATTTGGTTTTTGCAAATCAAATTGATCCGGTGAGTGGAGATATCGATCCGACCATCACCGATCCGTCAATTATTGGACAAGACCTTCAAGTGAGTTTTGGAGATATCAGCGTAGGAGGTATGTTCTATTCTAGGAATTTATTTTTAGGAGTTGCTTTACAGCACATTACAGAACCTAATCAGTCACTGATTAATGAGACGAGTCCATTGCCACAGCGATTTACGGTTCATGGCGGATATAAGATATCTCTTGGTAGAGGGCCCCTTAGAAAAGATTTGACCTATACCTATGCCGAAAGAAGTATTACTCCGGTTTTTCAATACAAGTCACAAGGTCCTTTTACTCAATTAGATATAGGGGCTTTTATACACCTAGAACCCATAAACTTTGGTATTCAATACCGAGGTGTTCCATTTAACACCTTTGAGAACTTCCCTAATAACGAAGCCCTGATTTTTACATTAGGAGTCACCACCAATAACTTTAATATCGGTTACAGCTTCGATTATACACTATCGGATTTATCCATAGATGCCGGAGGTGCGCATGAATTCTCACTGTCGTATGTCCTCGATTTTAATAAGCCTCAAATCACACCACGCAGTAGGTGGAGGATTCCGTGTCCTAAAAACTAG